A single Desulfovibrio gilichinskyi DNA region contains:
- a CDS encoding potassium channel family protein gives MKSKSIYVRMLNLRREFGIFWGVVAGFIYMLLVFIGGIFGYMWIEGWNFLNSFYMVVITLSTVGFMEVLPLSEKGRILTSLLILGGVGGFAYLIGAFSQLLVEGRLQAILGRRRMQKTIGKFKDHIIVCGYGRIGAIVTEEVMNEGLDIVVIESNPELITQMEAAGITCLEGDATKDDTLKLAGLDRAKSLIAALSDEAANVYVTLIARQFSSKVNIIARGNNKTSISRLEFAGADRVVLPHTIGGIRMAQSVLRPTVTNFLDIAMRGKIDLQMEELFVTEKSELVGQDLIASQIRPRFNLIIIAIRKNTGDMVFNPGPKEIIGAGDTLLTVGKISDLSAIQKIL, from the coding sequence ATGAAATCCAAATCCATATATGTAAGAATGCTGAACCTCAGGCGCGAATTTGGTATATTCTGGGGGGTCGTTGCAGGTTTTATTTATATGCTGCTGGTATTTATCGGCGGCATTTTCGGTTACATGTGGATTGAAGGATGGAATTTTTTAAATAGTTTTTACATGGTTGTAATCACATTATCGACCGTCGGTTTCATGGAGGTTTTACCTCTATCGGAAAAAGGACGGATTCTGACTTCCCTGCTTATTTTAGGCGGAGTCGGTGGTTTTGCTTATTTGATCGGAGCCTTTTCGCAATTATTAGTCGAAGGACGTTTGCAAGCTATTCTCGGGAGACGCAGAATGCAGAAGACAATCGGAAAATTCAAAGATCATATCATTGTCTGCGGATACGGCAGAATCGGTGCAATTGTAACTGAAGAAGTTATGAATGAAGGGCTTGATATTGTTGTTATCGAGAGCAACCCTGAGTTGATAACTCAAATGGAAGCTGCCGGAATAACCTGTCTTGAAGGGGATGCAACTAAAGATGATACGCTGAAACTCGCCGGACTCGACAGAGCAAAATCCCTTATCGCCGCTTTGTCAGATGAAGCTGCAAATGTTTATGTAACGTTGATCGCCCGCCAGTTCAGTTCAAAAGTAAATATTATTGCACGCGGAAACAACAAGACCAGTATCTCGAGGCTTGAATTTGCCGGAGCAGACAGAGTTGTACTTCCGCATACAATAGGCGGGATCCGTATGGCCCAGTCTGTGCTGCGCCCGACCGTTACCAACTTTCTTGATATTGCTATGCGCGGGAAAATCGACCTGCAAATGGAAGAGCTTTTTGTCACTGAAAAGTCTGAATTAGTAGGTCAGGATTTAATTGCATCTCAAATTCGTCCTCGCTTTAATTTAATCATTATTGCTATTAGAAAAAATACCGGTGACATGGTTTTCAACCCCGGACCGAAAGAAATTATCGGAGCTGGTGATACTCTTTTAACTGTAGGTAAAATTTCTGACCTGTCAGCCATTCAGAAAATTTTGTAG
- the aat gene encoding leucyl/phenylalanyl-tRNA--protein transferase: MVVYRLIEEPLFPNPDEAEPDGLLAVGGDLCPERLLAAYAAGIFPWYDESSPILWWSLDPRLILNFDKLHVSKRMKRKIRKKEYRVTFDADFTAVITNCAAKVRPGQNGTWILQEIVDAYVELHQLGFAHSVEVWNKKGELAGGLYGVSLGRVFSGESMFFLEPDASKIGFSYLVNYLENREFHFVDCQQPTDHLKSLGAEEIPRDEFLIMLEDSLEYSALRGTWDFLPGEYELITEKLCS; the protein is encoded by the coding sequence ATGGTTGTTTACAGACTCATTGAAGAGCCGCTTTTTCCTAACCCTGATGAAGCCGAACCAGACGGACTGCTTGCTGTCGGGGGAGATTTATGCCCTGAACGGCTTTTAGCCGCATATGCCGCTGGGATATTCCCATGGTACGATGAATCCTCTCCGATTTTATGGTGGTCCCTTGATCCTCGTTTGATACTTAATTTTGATAAATTGCATGTTTCAAAACGGATGAAACGTAAAATCAGAAAAAAAGAATATCGCGTTACTTTTGATGCTGATTTTACAGCAGTTATTACTAATTGTGCAGCTAAAGTTCGGCCCGGTCAGAATGGAACATGGATCTTGCAGGAAATTGTGGACGCTTATGTTGAATTGCATCAACTCGGATTTGCGCACAGTGTTGAGGTTTGGAATAAAAAAGGTGAACTTGCAGGCGGCCTGTATGGCGTTTCATTAGGCAGAGTATTTTCTGGCGAATCCATGTTTTTCCTTGAACCTGATGCCTCTAAAATCGGTTTTTCTTATCTGGTAAATTATTTGGAAAACAGAGAATTCCATTTTGTGGATTGCCAGCAACCAACAGACCACCTCAAATCGCTTGGAGCAGAGGAAATCCCACGAGATGAATTTCTTATAATGCTTGAGGATTCTCTGGAATATTCTGCGCTGAGGGGAACTTGGGATTTTTTGCCGGGTGAATATGAACTCATCACGGAAAAACTTTGCAGTTAA
- the clpA gene encoding ATP-dependent Clp protease ATP-binding subunit ClpA: MLSKALEQALTSAVNEVRLRNHEFLTLEHLLYAIVQEEIGADILSGCGAELIQLRSQLEKFFDENLEPLPSGVDTEVIQTLGVRRVLQKAIWQKKAAGKEVVEVGDVLAAMFEEEDSYAVYFMKTHDVSRLDILEYISHALSNENDWTEGLNISPNSGAGQNPDNDLGQRGGQGRSQGRPGSGKDDKKSPLEEFATNLTMKAKAGKIDPLIGRDSEIERTLQVLSRRRKNNPIFVGDPGVGKTAMAEGLALAIATGNVPRSFENTEVFALDMGALLAGTKYRGDFESRLKGVLAQIKHIPGAILFVDEIHTIVGAGAVSGGSMDASNILKPFLASGDVRCIGATTYEEYKNHFEKDRALSRRFQKIDITEPSVEETIEILKGLKPYYEEHHKVVYSPSAIKAAAELAARHINERFLPDKAIDVIDEAGAFYGLSPRKRKGDKILVSDVEKVISKIARIPTRRITMSDRTRLQELDTNLKSVVFGQDEAVDIIAKAILRSRAGMKQVGRPTGSFLLTGPTGVGKTELSRQLAKTMGIHFMRFDMSEYMEKHAVARLIGAPPGYVGFDQGGLLTEGVRKNPHCVILFDEIEKAHPDVFNILLQVMDYATLTDNNGRKADFRNAVLLMTSNAGAREMTKSGIGFGAGVHGAEDKNFAIKAIEKVFSPEFRNRLDAIVSFNSLKIDVMEMIVDKFINELNGQLADQRIVVTLDDKSRRWLAEKGHDPAYGARPMSRLIQTSIKDEIADEILFGKLVKGGQVLISTKKDKKKDEVLTFDFKAVGSD; encoded by the coding sequence CCCTTGAACAAGCTCTGACTTCTGCTGTTAATGAAGTCAGGCTCAGAAATCACGAGTTTCTTACCCTTGAACATTTGCTTTATGCCATTGTTCAGGAAGAAATAGGCGCGGATATTCTTTCTGGCTGCGGTGCTGAGCTTATACAGCTCAGGAGCCAGCTTGAAAAGTTTTTTGATGAAAATTTAGAACCGCTCCCGAGCGGAGTCGACACAGAAGTCATTCAGACTCTCGGTGTGAGACGAGTCCTCCAGAAAGCCATCTGGCAGAAAAAAGCAGCCGGTAAAGAAGTTGTTGAGGTCGGCGATGTGCTTGCCGCCATGTTCGAAGAAGAGGATTCATACGCCGTATATTTCATGAAAACTCATGATGTCAGCCGGCTTGATATACTTGAATATATTTCACATGCCTTAAGCAATGAAAATGACTGGACTGAAGGACTGAATATCAGCCCTAATTCAGGCGCAGGTCAAAATCCTGATAATGACTTAGGCCAAAGGGGTGGACAGGGAAGATCTCAAGGCAGACCGGGAAGTGGTAAAGATGATAAAAAATCTCCACTCGAAGAGTTTGCAACCAACCTGACCATGAAGGCTAAAGCCGGAAAAATTGATCCGCTTATAGGACGTGATTCTGAAATCGAAAGAACTTTACAGGTACTTTCACGCAGACGGAAGAATAATCCTATTTTTGTAGGTGATCCTGGCGTTGGTAAAACCGCTATGGCGGAGGGACTTGCTCTTGCCATTGCAACTGGTAATGTTCCAAGATCCTTCGAAAATACAGAAGTTTTCGCTCTTGATATGGGTGCTCTTCTTGCCGGAACAAAGTACAGAGGGGATTTTGAATCCCGTTTGAAAGGTGTTCTTGCGCAGATTAAGCATATTCCCGGAGCAATTTTGTTTGTGGATGAAATTCACACTATAGTCGGAGCCGGAGCTGTCAGCGGTGGATCAATGGACGCTTCAAACATCCTCAAGCCGTTTCTGGCTTCCGGTGACGTCCGCTGCATAGGTGCTACGACCTATGAAGAATATAAAAATCATTTTGAAAAAGATCGTGCTTTGTCTCGCAGATTCCAGAAGATAGATATTACTGAACCTTCGGTTGAAGAGACTATTGAAATTCTCAAAGGGCTTAAGCCTTATTATGAAGAGCATCATAAAGTTGTCTATTCTCCGTCAGCCATTAAAGCCGCTGCGGAACTTGCTGCAAGGCATATCAATGAACGTTTTCTGCCGGATAAAGCTATTGACGTAATTGACGAAGCCGGAGCTTTTTACGGTCTAAGCCCGCGTAAGCGCAAAGGGGATAAGATCCTTGTTTCCGATGTAGAAAAGGTAATTTCAAAGATTGCGCGTATTCCGACGCGGCGGATCACCATGTCCGACCGTACCCGTTTGCAGGAACTTGATACTAATCTCAAGTCTGTTGTGTTCGGACAGGATGAAGCTGTAGATATTATTGCCAAGGCTATTCTTCGGTCCAGAGCCGGAATGAAGCAGGTCGGACGGCCTACAGGATCATTTTTGCTTACCGGTCCTACAGGAGTGGGTAAAACCGAGCTTTCAAGGCAGCTTGCTAAAACTATGGGCATTCACTTCATGCGTTTTGATATGAGTGAGTATATGGAAAAACATGCGGTTGCCCGTCTTATCGGTGCTCCTCCCGGATATGTAGGTTTTGATCAGGGTGGTTTGCTGACAGAAGGCGTTCGCAAGAATCCGCATTGTGTTATCCTTTTCGATGAAATTGAAAAAGCGCACCCTGATGTATTCAATATCCTGTTGCAGGTTATGGACTATGCAACTCTTACGGATAATAACGGTAGAAAAGCCGATTTCAGAAATGCTGTATTGCTTATGACTTCAAATGCCGGTGCGCGCGAAATGACTAAAAGCGGAATCGGTTTCGGAGCAGGGGTTCATGGGGCAGAAGACAAGAACTTCGCAATCAAGGCTATTGAAAAGGTATTCAGTCCTGAGTTTCGTAACAGGCTTGACGCGATAGTTTCCTTTAACTCGCTTAAGATTGATGTTATGGAAATGATTGTTGATAAGTTCATTAATGAACTTAACGGACAGCTTGCCGATCAGCGAATCGTTGTTACGCTGGACGATAAATCAAGACGCTGGCTTGCAGAGAAGGGACATGATCCTGCATATGGCGCACGCCCTATGTCTCGGCTTATTCAGACTTCCATCAAAGATGAAATTGCTGATGAAATTCTTTTCGGTAAGCTTGTTAAGGGTGGTCAGGTTCTTATTTCCACCAAGAAAGATAAGAAAAAAGATGAAGTCCTGACTTTTGACTTCAAAGCCGTCGGCAGCGATTAA
- the uvrB gene encoding excinuclease ABC subunit UvrB, producing the protein MSAKFELVSDFTLKGDQPEAVKQLIENLEHGVKDQVLLGATGTGKTFTMANVISELNRPALVMAPNKTLAAQLFNEFKALFPHNAVEYFVSYYDYYQPEAYLPHSDTFIEKDSSINDDIDKLRHSATHALLTRRDVIIVASVSCIYGLGSPEFYARMIIPIEEGQEFPMEKLMDRLIEVQYVRNDYDFHRGTFRVRGDVIEIIPAYSREQALRIEFFGDEIDSILETDPLTGEVTGRRRKTVIYPASHFVSDKDNLERAVEDIRVELFDTLNKYKRENKLVEAQRIEQRTMYDLEMIEEVGYCSGIENYSRHLDGRKEGDPPATLIHYFPDDFILFMDESHIAVPQVGAMYNGDRSRKTTLVNFGFRLPSALDNRPLCFDEFLEKVGQTVYVSATPGPWEIDKAQGLVVEQIIRPTGLLDPVVEVRPSKGQMDDLLAECKIRESRHERVLITTLTKRMSEDLTEYFNQMGVEAKYLHSDIDTMERMAIIQSLRAGEFTALVGINLLREGLDIPEVSLVAILDADKEGFLRSNRSLIQTFGRAARNSDGLVILYADRVTNSMRTAMDETARRRIKQIEYNTENGITPQTIRKSLDNMLGSLYSAKASGEKAKIAAEELSEFGFDPVKIEKMVRKLEKEMRKYASELEFEKAAELRDRIQRLRDKLITLG; encoded by the coding sequence ATGTCAGCAAAATTTGAGCTTGTCAGTGACTTTACATTAAAAGGTGATCAGCCGGAAGCGGTGAAGCAGCTTATAGAAAATCTTGAGCACGGCGTTAAAGATCAAGTCCTGCTCGGTGCTACAGGCACTGGAAAGACATTTACCATGGCAAATGTCATTAGCGAGCTGAATCGTCCTGCTCTTGTAATGGCGCCGAACAAAACTTTGGCCGCCCAGCTTTTTAATGAGTTTAAAGCTCTGTTTCCTCATAACGCCGTAGAATATTTTGTCAGTTATTACGATTATTACCAGCCGGAAGCATATCTTCCTCACTCTGACACTTTTATTGAAAAAGATTCCTCGATTAATGATGATATTGATAAGCTCAGACATTCAGCAACACATGCTTTGCTTACGCGGCGAGATGTTATCATTGTTGCTTCTGTTTCGTGTATCTACGGTCTCGGTTCTCCTGAATTCTACGCGCGCATGATAATTCCTATCGAAGAAGGACAGGAATTCCCCATGGAAAAGCTCATGGACCGGCTGATAGAAGTTCAATACGTCAGAAATGATTATGACTTCCATCGCGGAACATTTCGCGTGCGTGGTGATGTTATTGAAATTATTCCTGCCTACAGCCGTGAACAAGCTTTAAGAATTGAATTTTTCGGCGATGAAATTGATTCTATTCTGGAAACCGATCCTCTTACCGGAGAAGTGACCGGACGAAGACGTAAAACCGTTATTTATCCGGCAAGTCACTTTGTTTCGGACAAAGATAACCTTGAAAGAGCGGTTGAAGATATCCGTGTTGAGCTTTTCGATACGCTTAATAAGTATAAGCGGGAAAATAAACTTGTTGAAGCACAGCGCATTGAACAGCGAACAATGTATGACCTTGAAATGATTGAAGAGGTCGGATATTGTAGCGGTATTGAAAACTATTCCCGCCATTTAGACGGGCGTAAAGAGGGTGATCCTCCGGCAACATTGATTCATTATTTTCCGGATGATTTTATACTTTTCATGGATGAATCGCATATTGCCGTCCCGCAGGTCGGCGCCATGTATAACGGGGACCGTTCCAGAAAAACAACTCTGGTAAATTTCGGGTTCAGGCTTCCGTCGGCCCTTGATAACCGTCCACTTTGTTTTGATGAATTTTTAGAAAAAGTCGGGCAGACCGTTTATGTTTCGGCAACACCTGGTCCTTGGGAAATTGATAAAGCACAAGGGCTTGTAGTCGAGCAGATTATCCGCCCGACAGGTCTGCTTGATCCTGTCGTTGAAGTTCGTCCTTCAAAAGGGCAGATGGATGATCTGCTTGCGGAATGTAAAATTCGAGAGAGCAGGCACGAACGCGTGCTGATCACAACTCTGACTAAAAGAATGTCGGAAGATCTGACAGAATATTTTAATCAGATGGGTGTTGAAGCTAAGTATCTTCACTCTGATATTGATACTATGGAGCGTATGGCTATTATCCAGTCTTTGCGGGCCGGTGAATTTACAGCTTTAGTAGGTATCAATCTGCTTAGAGAAGGGCTTGATATTCCTGAAGTTTCCTTAGTTGCAATACTGGATGCGGATAAGGAAGGGTTTTTGAGGTCGAATCGTTCTTTGATTCAGACCTTCGGGCGAGCTGCTAGAAATTCAGACGGTTTAGTAATCCTTTATGCTGACAGAGTTACCAACTCAATGCGGACAGCTATGGATGAAACTGCACGCAGGCGGATTAAGCAGATTGAATACAACACTGAGAACGGGATCACCCCGCAAACTATACGTAAATCACTGGATAATATGCTTGGAAGTCTGTATTCTGCCAAAGCTTCCGGTGAAAAAGCTAAGATTGCCGCTGAAGAACTTTCCGAATTTGGATTTGATCCTGTTAAAATTGAAAAAATGGTCCGTAAGCTTGAAAAAGAAATGCGCAAATATGCAAGCGAGCTTGAATTTGAAAAAGCTGCCGAACTTAGAGACCGCATTCAGCGTTTACGTGATAAACTTATTACTTTGGGTTAA